Part of the Carassius auratus strain Wakin unplaced genomic scaffold, ASM336829v1 scaf_tig00017317, whole genome shotgun sequence genome is shown below.
CTAATGACTTCTGTTTTTGAACTTTTGACATCAAACTCTGTTTGGTGATTTGGTCAAACacatttatgttgttgtttgtaCAGGAGAGGTGCACATATAGAGCCGCTAGATGTTCCTGAACtgtcagatgaacaaagcagaagACCTTCCCCTGATACAAGCCaaactcctctctgaagatctgagtgcacaatCCTGAGTAAACTGATGCTTCTGTCACATCAATGCCACACTCTCTCAGGTCTTCCTCATAGAAGATCAGGTTGCCTTTCACAAACTGCTGAAAAGCCACTTTCCCCAGTTTGAGGATCATGTCTTCATCTGCCACGTTTTCCTCATAGTCCTTCTCATGTTTGATGTTAATCTGTGccatcaggaagtgtgtgtacatctgagtgagagtcttgggaatctctccactctctgcttgactcaacatcttctccagaacagcggctgagatccagcagaagactgggatgtggcacatgatgtagaGACTCCTTGATGATTTCAGGTGTGAGATGATCCTATCGGCCAGACTCTGATctctgattctcttcctgaagtatTCCTCCTTCTGTGGCTCACTGAAGCCTCGTACCTCTGTCACTCGATGGACACACTCAGAGGGGAtgagatcagctgctgctggtctggaggtgatccagatgagagcagagggaagcagattccccTCAATGAGGTTCTTCAGCAGCACGTCCACTGATGCTGATTCACTTACATCACACAACCTCACACCGCTCTGAAAATCCAGAGACAGACGACACTcgtccagaccatcaaagatgaacaacacTTTATATTTGTCACAGGATATTTCCATTTCTTTTGTTTCAGGGAAAAATACATAAAGAAGATCTGAAAGACTGAGTGTTTTGTCCTTCATCAGATTGAGTtctctgaaaggaagtggaaatatgagctggacgtCCTGATTTTCTTGTCCTTCAGCCCAGTCCaggatgaacttctgcacagagactgtttttccaatgccagcgactccttttgtcagcacagttctgatgggtttGTCTTGTCCAGGTAAAGGTCTAAAGATGTCACTGCATTTGATCGCTGTGTCCTCTGTTGTTATCCTGGATtgtgtctcaatctgtctcacctcgtgttcattactgatctctccactctcactctctgtgatgtacagctctgtgtagatctcattcaggaGCGTTGGGTTTCCCTGCTTTGCTGGTCCCTCATACAGACGCTCAaacttcttcatcagatttgatcTAAATGTGTTGAGGACTTCATGGCTATAAAATGTAAATGCCACATTATTGCATAAGTTACTACTGTAGGCAAAATGTCTTGTTTGTATTCTGTATCATCATGAAATCATATGTTTTACCGAAATGTTATACTGTACCTTACATCTGtctgtttatttttaatctttaaatgtaTTGGAGGACACATAGACTCATCACTTCTCATAGACTCACAGCTTGGCTCTGgttctgatctcttctgatgcTCTAAACTATAACAATTATATCCAATATACAAGAAGAATTTGTTATTGTTAGAATACAATTCTGATCAATCAAATGGCatacttgttttatattttatagaaatattatacCTGAGATTAGTCTGTGTATCTGAACTCTTAAAATGTAGTGGATTATTCTTAGACTCATTACTTCTCACAGACGCACAGCTGGACTCTGACTCTGATCTCTTCTGATGAACTGAACTATAACAGAAAGAAGTGAAAGTAAATCCTTTGAATTACTGCATTAAATagattacatttataaaacactttaaagaGCAGTTTATGATTATATGCACTATAACCAAAAGTGAGTACTTTCACagatgtgtctctgtgtgagaaacattatatacagtatgttaatatcagataacaaaaataattaaaaagcaatTATTGTAGAAGACTGTAGGCTATAACATGtcataaaaatctaatttgtacAATATCATAATCATAGCATATCTTTTGCAGAAATGTTATACCTTTGATCAGTCAGTGTATCTTCATTCTTAAATTTTACAAGCATATTCAAAGATCTATCGCTCCttacagacacacagctgggctctgattctgatctcttctgatgcTCTAAACTACAACAGAAAAGATCAAGCTTTAAGACAACTATCATTTTATTGTAAAGCCATAAAAGATTTTCTTGACAACTTCAATCATTTAAAGGCGAATACAAATCGTGTATAATCAAAGTACCTGCATTCTGGAGATAAATCTTCATCTCTGCATGTGTCTTCTGTCTCTTCCATGATGAAGCTGAACAGTTGAAACAGAACCTGATCTTCAGTGACTCCGAATGGAAATGACAAACAAACGCAATAACTCAGCTGAATGGTTCATGAGAGTTGGAGAGCCTCATTGTACACGAAATCCTGTTTTTCTCGTTTACAGAAGTCACCTGTAAAGTATCTCGAGTCCTGTGTAGTCTACTCACTAGTTACCTTGattgatttttaattatttcGTCAACATGCTCCGCCTCGCCATTTCTATAATTCATGGTTCATATTAAACACTTAGCTAGTATTATAAAGATACTATTCTAATTTTTTAAATGGCGAAACATCAACATTTAGGCtactttcactttttattagAGATGCAGGGGGCTTTGACGTCAAACCGATCCAGAAATTCGGAAAAACAAGATCATGATAAAACCGACCCGTTCACTTAAATTCGAATCATGTCAATTCTATTTGCATCAATGCTAGAATAAACCACAGAAATACTTCCTCGGGGGAAAAAAACATGCGAAAATCAAATCACCTGTAAAAAGCGTCACAAGACCTGAGCACTCACCCTGAACAAGATTTTATTACAGTTGCACACAAATCCTCCAACTATCCTGTCATGAAGCTACAGGTAAATTCATTGTAAAGGTCCCcattaaacactttaatattcagtATTCTAAATGGTCCACTCATACATGGTGAAACAACTGAACATTTACTTTCACTCTCTATTTATAACGCGAGCGATAAACGTGACGATCCATCAGTGTCTTCCCAGACTGAATCAAGCATCACATTTAGCAATGCAAACCAGTGATGGGCCGCTGGAGGGCGTCAAAGCTCCGTGCAACATTTTAAATACGTCCTACACAATTTTAACTGTTGCATAATGTTATGCATTGCAACCTAAACAAATTAATACGTTTGCAAAAAGGTAAACGTCTCTTTAAATCTTGAGACAATCCAgatctactatttttttttttccttgatcaactattaatctattattattagATCCACACTGAGTTCCAAAAAggtttaatatataaattttacaactagataatatgtaaatatagaccaaaaaaaaatcacaatcttAAGTGCAAACAGATCAGAAGAATTTTTGGCAGAAACACATTTCATTCTCTTTAACACAGCAATCTtgtcacacatttatttgacatttatatttCCTGTAAATGAAAGACACTTTTTAAATATGTAGCTCTTATAAAAATCGTTTCGTAAATCTGGTtgttcaaaaacaaatattttattaaaaaacaattgaATATATTGTGCACTATGCAAACaaaaatttttaaaatgaatcaacCAGTGGTGTAGCCActggtgtgcctgtgccacccacagtggcagctggcacacctaaaaatagatgcagaattattttttatagtctcaataaaaaatgtttactaaacttgggctattgttgtttacttagaacattttttttttttttttttcgcgacTCGCGAGATCGggacctcggagcctgttcgcgactccgttgattcggatcggcacttcggagcctgttcgcgactcggttgattcagatcgggacctctgagcctgttcgcgactccgttgattcagatcggcacttcggagcctgttcgcgactcggttgattcagatcggcacttcggagcctgttcgcgactccgttgattcagatcggcacttcggagcctgttcgggactcggttgattcagatcggcacttcggagcctgttcgcgactcggttgattcagatcggcacttcggagcatgttcgcgactcggttgattcagatcggcacttcggagcatgttcgcgactcggttgattcagatcggcacttcggagcctgttcgcgactcggttgattcagatcggcacttcggagcatgttcgcgactcggttgattcagatcggcacttcggagcctgttcgcgactcggttgattcagatcggcacttcggagcctgttcgcgactcggttgattcagatcggcacttcagagcctgttcgcgactcggttgattcagatcgggacttcgtagcatgtttgagattttttttaattcagatctggacatcgcaggaagtgtttgtcaaacagttaattggtgatgaatgaatatttggacttgagtttttttttacctgtcgattcagcatgtacatggacccacacacaaaggtgacgggtgtgccaggtagggtgaccacccttcccgcgtagcgcgtgcgcgcacagcgtttgagcccaatacatgcctcccacaaattgagactgtgtcacgcataatcaatgcttgcgcaaaaaaagttggtcgctatatctggagtcaccaacccgtcgatcgcgaagatttttcaaaatctgagaaaaaaaaaggtgcgagcctccgctgactgcgcgcgcacctcccgaaacagacgagacactatacttgacacaactgttttagactgaaaaccagaccatacaactgatttagaggcgggtgccggtgtgatgagatgtactaatatccgtctgctcgggcatgattgtttt
Proteins encoded:
- the LOC113075624 gene encoding NACHT, LRR and PYD domains-containing protein 3-like, giving the protein MEETEDTCRDEDLSPECSLEHQKRSESEPSCVSVRSDRSLNMLVKFKNEDTLTDQSSVHQKRSESESSCASVRSNESKNNPLHFKSSDTQTNLSLEHQKRSEPEPSCESMRSDESMCPPIHLKIKNKQTDVSHEVLNTFRSNLMKKFERLYEGPAKQGNPTLLNEIYTELYITESESGEISNEHEVRQIETQSRITTEDTAIKCSDIFRPLPGQDKPIRTVLTKGVAGIGKTVSVQKFILDWAEGQENQDVQLIFPLPFRELNLMKDKTLSLSDLLYVFFPETKEMEISCDKYKVLFIFDGLDECRLSLDFQSGVRLCDVSESASVDVLLKNLIEGNLLPSALIWITSRPAAADLIPSECVHRVTEVRGFSEPQKEEYFRKRIRDQSLADRIISHLKSSRSLYIMCHIPVFCWISAAVLEKMLSQAESGEIPKTLTQMYTHFLMAQINIKHEKDYEENVADEDMILKLGKVAFQQFVKGNLIFYEEDLRECGIDVTEASVYSGLCTQIFREEFGLYQGKVFCFVHLTVQEHLAALYVHLSCTNNNINVFDQITKQSLMSKVQKQKSLDASLAALHQSAVNEALQSKNGHLNLFLRFLLGLSVESHQILLQRLMKQNDTKNSSDSRQDTIKYIKEKIKTMSSPKKSINLFHCLNELGDHSLVEEIQQYLNSGTVNKAKLSSSQWSAVVFVLLTSEKKLDEFDINKFAEGSNETKKLEVFKKLLPVIKEARSVRLYNCGLTDEGCAALTSALRSHPEHLRQLDLSWNKLGNSGITRISTILKDSHCKLEKLELRKCGLSDEGCAVLTSALRSNPEHLKELDLSWNNIGDLGVKHLSAGLKDPHFKLQKLELRCCGITVEGCAALASALKSNPEHLRYVNLSGNQLKESEVKCLSDLKDNPVYKLVKLYT